The following are encoded together in the Desulfurobacteriaceae bacterium genome:
- the rplA gene encoding 50S ribosomal protein L1, with translation MPKHGKKYMNALALVDRKKLYSLDEAIALVKKMADVTKRNFDQTVEMAVRLNVDPKYQDQMVRGSVVLPHGLGKERKVAVIAQGEKLKEAQEAGADFVGGDDLIQKIQQGWLDFDVLIATPDMMAKVGRLGRILGPRGLMPNPKTGTVTFDLAKAIKEAKSGKVDFKVEKAGIVHAPIGKVSFDEQKLLENAVALLKAILAAKPSGARGQYVKSIAVSATMDPGVKVDIFDAINRAQSAE, from the coding sequence ATGCCAAAACACGGTAAAAAGTACATGAACGCTTTAGCGCTTGTTGACAGAAAGAAGCTTTATTCCCTTGATGAAGCAATTGCCCTTGTAAAGAAAATGGCAGACGTAACAAAAAGAAACTTTGATCAAACTGTCGAAATGGCTGTAAGGCTAAATGTTGATCCAAAGTACCAAGACCAAATGGTAAGGGGAAGTGTAGTTCTTCCTCACGGACTTGGAAAGGAAAGGAAGGTTGCAGTTATTGCTCAAGGTGAAAAGTTAAAAGAAGCTCAGGAAGCTGGAGCTGACTTTGTTGGCGGAGATGACCTTATTCAAAAGATCCAGCAAGGATGGCTTGACTTTGACGTTCTCATCGCTACACCAGATATGATGGCAAAAGTTGGTAGACTTGGTAGAATCCTCGGTCCAAGAGGACTTATGCCAAACCCAAAAACAGGAACAGTTACATTTGACTTAGCGAAAGCAATTAAGGAAGCGAAGAGCGGTAAGGTAGACTTCAAAGTAGAAAAAGCTGGTATTGTTCACGCTCCAATAGGAAAGGTATCTTTTGACGAACAGAAACTTCTTGAAAACGCAGTAGCTCTTCTAAAAGCTATTTTAGCTGCTAAACCTTCTGGAGCTAGAGGACAGTACGTAAAAAGCATTGCTGTTTCAGCGACAATGGATCCTGGAGTTAAGGTTGACATTTTCGATGCTATAAATAGAGCACAATCTGCCGAGTAA
- the rplK gene encoding 50S ribosomal protein L11 → MAKKVVAEVKLQLPAGEASPAPPVGPALGQHGVNIMEFVKAFNAATADKKGLVIPVVITIYADRSFSFVLKTPPASVLIKKAAGIEKGAHHPKKEWVGQITREQLRQIAEQKMQDLNCYDIETAMKIIAGTAENMGVKIVD, encoded by the coding sequence ATGGCAAAGAAAGTTGTAGCTGAAGTAAAGCTCCAGCTACCTGCAGGTGAAGCTTCTCCAGCACCACCTGTTGGTCCAGCTCTCGGTCAGCACGGTGTAAACATTATGGAGTTTGTAAAAGCTTTTAACGCCGCTACTGCAGACAAAAAAGGACTTGTTATCCCTGTTGTTATTACAATCTACGCAGACAGATCTTTCTCCTTCGTTCTAAAAACACCTCCAGCTTCCGTTCTCATCAAAAAGGCTGCTGGAATTGAAAAAGGTGCCCACCATCCAAAGAAAGAGTGGGTAGGACAGATTACAAGGGAACAGCTAAGACAGATTGCTGAACAAAAGATGCAAGACCTTAACTGCTACGACATTGAAACTGCAATGAAAATCATCGCTGGAACAGCTGAAAACATGGGAGTAAAGATTGTTGACTAA
- the nusG gene encoding transcription termination/antitermination protein NusG, with amino-acid sequence MEEKKWYSLHVQSGFEHRVKANILKTLKEEGLLEKVEEIFIPAMEKVVFKVAGKEKGAIPLHGEPRIYEVEGEEGKKVVFRIEDGKVWVESCECEKKKCEPEKPIEKIGQRIKCPENKVEAKIELRDKLYPGYIFIKADLDKNLQSIIRRVPRVLGFVSAAGKPVVVPESEIKAMLERLKKGIPKVRKLKFDIGDKVKIKEGPFIGFEGAISEIDPEREKIIVLVNIFDRQTPVELEFDQVEKIS; translated from the coding sequence ATGGAAGAGAAAAAGTGGTACTCCCTCCACGTTCAGTCGGGATTTGAACACAGGGTAAAGGCAAACATACTTAAAACTTTAAAGGAAGAAGGTCTTTTAGAAAAAGTAGAAGAAATTTTTATTCCTGCAATGGAAAAAGTTGTTTTTAAAGTAGCAGGTAAAGAAAAGGGGGCTATCCCTTTACACGGAGAACCAAGAATATACGAAGTAGAGGGGGAAGAAGGAAAGAAAGTTGTTTTTCGAATTGAGGATGGTAAGGTCTGGGTTGAATCTTGCGAGTGCGAAAAGAAAAAGTGTGAACCTGAAAAACCTATAGAGAAAATAGGTCAAAGAATAAAGTGCCCTGAAAACAAAGTTGAAGCAAAGATAGAACTAAGAGACAAACTTTATCCTGGTTACATCTTTATTAAGGCAGATCTTGACAAGAACCTTCAAAGCATAATAAGAAGGGTCCCAAGGGTTTTAGGATTTGTAAGTGCAGCTGGAAAGCCAGTTGTCGTTCCAGAATCGGAAATTAAAGCAATGCTTGAAAGACTTAAGAAGGGTATACCTAAGGTTAGAAAGCTCAAGTTTGACATTGGAGATAAAGTCAAGATTAAAGAAGGTCCATTTATTGGATTTGAAGGTGCAATTTCAGAGATTGACCCTGAGCGTGAAAAGATTATAGTTTTGGTTAACATTTTTGATAGGCAAACACCAGTAGAACTGGAATTTGATCAAGTCGAAAAAATAAGTTAA
- the secE gene encoding preprotein translocase subunit SecE, translating into MSPIDFLKEVKEELKRVSWPSKEEVIEATFGVIIFCAIIAVYFFILDTGLTEALKMIIEK; encoded by the coding sequence ATGTCTCCAATTGATTTTTTAAAAGAAGTTAAAGAGGAATTAAAAAGAGTTTCTTGGCCTTCAAAAGAGGAAGTAATAGAAGCAACGTTCGGAGTTATTATTTTTTGTGCCATAATTGCTGTTTACTTCTTTATATTGGATACAGGTCTTACAGAAGCTCTAAAAATGATAATAGAAAAATAA